In Actinoplanes sp. NBC_00393, a single genomic region encodes these proteins:
- a CDS encoding glycosyl hydrolase, with the protein MHPNRRRRARWVGLAATTVVAVSSGILAVAFSGSASAATIGAGSYTETLPAGAKLPTGCGSVSTNPRENVTANAPKGAVPTNDWWSSLLFKKGDECNFSQPLYGHPAAYKPVASGLGFSYEQTPAISGSPTGLGEYHYPYAQKVVAGVAGLNAPKAFVDNWTDWTVTPSWSDGARTLKATIGHGLPLTYFQATGGDALLSVTGPPTTWSNSGNRLGFSIAGQDYVAWAPAGATWSASGNTYRSTLAGKGYFTVAVLPTTTANSTADKVAIADAWNQYAHNHVTGTRVSYSYNQATGTVSTTYGFTTTAREGNGTGTVIALYPHQWRYLTGSTPAAQTYVSPRGRMKIVTGTQFQTSMKYTGVLPEIPAVADNSGADLTTITNYLNAELNNPADFRGDDTYWTGKGLGRAARIAEIADQLNLTAVRDKALSVIKTRITDWFTASAGKTSRVFYYDKNWGTLIGYPASYASDEDLNDHHFHYGYYVAAAATLAKFDPSWASSSQYGGMVDLLIRDANNYDRNDTRFPYLRDFDIYAGHDWASGHGAFGAGNNQESSSEGQNFSNALIQWGQATGNTTVRDAGIWLHTTQAAAINEYWFDVTGENFPSQWGHNYAAIVWGSGGAYATWFSGEHALVVGINMLPMTGGQLYLGDYPASVRNTYAELVRNNGGEPQQWRDMHWQFLALGDGDSALSKFRASGGNYTSEEGESKAHTFHWIRNLAALGTIDKTVTANHPLAKVFTKNGVRTYVASNITNSTLSVTFSDGRNLSVAPGKTATTGGLTWSGGNANGGGVVSPPPSPSPSPSSPSPSPSTPGCTTGPLLSQGRPATASSNEGVDYPASNAVDGNAATRWSSAFADPQWLQVDLGSTQALTRAELTWEAAFGRAYTIQTSTNGTTWTTAATVTAGDGGTDTLTLSGNARYVRMNGTARGTAYGYSLFEFKVYGACGTTTAPPTTTPPAGTAWAVNTAYTVGTVVTYNGARYQCRQAHTSITGWEPPNVLSLWLPL; encoded by the coding sequence ATGCATCCCAACCGCCGCAGGCGCGCCCGATGGGTCGGTCTGGCCGCCACCACCGTGGTCGCGGTCAGCTCGGGCATTCTGGCCGTCGCGTTCTCCGGTAGCGCCAGCGCTGCCACGATCGGCGCCGGCAGCTACACCGAGACCCTCCCGGCCGGCGCCAAGCTGCCGACGGGCTGCGGATCGGTGTCGACCAACCCGCGCGAGAACGTCACCGCGAACGCGCCCAAGGGCGCCGTGCCGACCAACGACTGGTGGTCGTCGCTGCTGTTCAAGAAGGGCGACGAGTGCAACTTCTCGCAGCCGCTCTACGGGCACCCGGCGGCGTACAAGCCGGTCGCGAGCGGCCTCGGGTTCTCGTACGAGCAGACGCCGGCGATCAGCGGCAGCCCCACCGGCTTGGGTGAGTACCACTACCCGTACGCGCAGAAGGTGGTCGCCGGGGTCGCGGGGCTGAACGCTCCGAAGGCTTTCGTGGACAACTGGACGGACTGGACGGTCACTCCTTCCTGGAGCGACGGCGCCCGCACGCTGAAGGCCACCATCGGCCACGGCCTGCCGCTCACCTACTTCCAGGCCACCGGCGGCGACGCGCTGCTCTCCGTGACCGGTCCGCCGACCACCTGGTCCAACAGCGGCAACCGGCTCGGCTTCTCGATCGCCGGGCAGGACTACGTGGCGTGGGCGCCGGCCGGGGCGACCTGGAGCGCGAGCGGCAACACCTACCGTTCCACCCTCGCCGGCAAGGGCTACTTCACCGTCGCCGTCCTGCCGACCACCACGGCCAACAGCACCGCGGACAAGGTCGCCATCGCCGACGCCTGGAACCAGTACGCGCACAACCACGTCACCGGCACCCGGGTCTCGTACTCCTACAACCAGGCGACGGGCACGGTCAGCACGACCTACGGCTTCACCACCACAGCCCGGGAAGGTAACGGCACGGGTACGGTCATCGCGCTCTACCCGCACCAGTGGCGCTACCTCACCGGATCGACCCCGGCGGCGCAGACCTACGTCTCCCCGCGCGGCCGGATGAAGATCGTCACCGGGACGCAGTTCCAGACCTCGATGAAGTACACCGGGGTGCTGCCGGAGATCCCCGCGGTCGCCGACAACAGCGGCGCCGACCTGACGACGATCACCAACTACCTCAACGCCGAGCTGAACAACCCGGCCGACTTCCGCGGTGACGACACGTACTGGACCGGCAAGGGCCTCGGCCGGGCCGCCCGGATCGCGGAGATCGCCGACCAGCTGAATCTGACGGCGGTGCGGGACAAGGCGCTCAGCGTCATCAAGACCCGGATCACCGACTGGTTCACCGCCTCGGCCGGCAAGACCTCACGGGTCTTCTACTACGACAAGAACTGGGGCACGCTCATCGGCTACCCCGCGTCGTACGCCTCCGACGAGGACCTCAACGACCACCACTTCCACTACGGCTACTACGTGGCAGCGGCCGCGACGCTCGCCAAGTTCGACCCGTCCTGGGCGTCGAGCAGCCAGTACGGCGGCATGGTCGACCTGCTGATCCGCGACGCCAACAACTACGACCGCAACGACACCCGGTTCCCGTACCTGCGTGACTTCGACATCTACGCCGGCCACGACTGGGCGTCCGGGCACGGCGCGTTCGGCGCGGGCAACAACCAGGAGTCGTCGTCGGAGGGCCAGAACTTCTCCAACGCCCTCATCCAGTGGGGCCAGGCCACCGGCAACACCACTGTGCGCGACGCCGGCATCTGGCTGCACACCACCCAGGCCGCGGCGATCAACGAGTACTGGTTCGACGTCACCGGCGAGAACTTCCCGTCGCAGTGGGGACACAACTACGCGGCCATCGTGTGGGGTTCGGGCGGCGCGTACGCCACTTGGTTCAGCGGCGAGCACGCCCTGGTCGTCGGCATCAACATGCTGCCGATGACCGGCGGCCAGCTCTACCTGGGCGACTACCCGGCGTCGGTGCGCAACACGTATGCCGAACTGGTCCGCAACAACGGCGGTGAACCGCAGCAGTGGCGCGACATGCACTGGCAGTTCCTCGCCCTCGGCGACGGTGACTCAGCGCTGTCGAAGTTCCGGGCCAGCGGCGGCAACTACACGTCCGAGGAGGGCGAGAGCAAGGCGCACACGTTCCACTGGATCCGCAACCTCGCGGCGCTGGGCACGATCGACAAGACGGTCACGGCGAACCACCCGCTCGCCAAGGTGTTCACCAAGAACGGCGTCAGGACGTACGTCGCCTCGAACATCACCAACAGCACCCTGAGCGTGACCTTCTCCGACGGCCGGAACCTCAGCGTCGCGCCGGGCAAGACCGCCACCACCGGCGGTCTCACCTGGAGCGGCGGCAACGCCAACGGCGGCGGAGTGGTCAGCCCGCCGCCTTCGCCCTCGCCGTCGCCGTCGTCGCCGTCACCCTCCCCGTCGACGCCGGGGTGCACCACCGGTCCGCTGCTCTCCCAGGGCCGGCCGGCCACCGCGTCCTCCAACGAGGGCGTCGACTACCCGGCGAGCAATGCGGTCGACGGCAACGCGGCCACCCGCTGGTCGAGCGCCTTCGCCGACCCGCAGTGGCTGCAGGTCGACCTCGGCTCCACCCAGGCGCTGACCCGGGCGGAGTTGACCTGGGAGGCCGCGTTCGGTCGGGCGTACACCATCCAGACCTCGACGAACGGCACCACCTGGACCACCGCCGCCACCGTGACCGCCGGCGACGGCGGGACCGACACCCTGACGCTGTCGGGCAACGCCCGCTACGTCCGGATGAACGGCACCGCACGCGGCACGGCGTACGGCTACTCGCTCTTCGAGTTCAAGGTGTACGGCGCGTGCGGCACCACGACCGCCCCGCCCACCACCACCCCGCCGGCCGGCACGGCATGGGCTGTCAACACGGCGTACACCGTCGGCACGGTCGTGACCTACAACGGGGCGCGCTACCAGTGCCGCCAGGCGCACACGTCGATCACCGGCTGGGAGCCGCCCAACGTGCTCTCGCTGTGGCTGCCGCTGTAA
- a CDS encoding cellulose binding domain-containing protein, which yields MPTSPSATPGRRLLAVVTGAAALTLAGLLAVTDAHGSTAPAPSTPAPSASAQRPSAPTGFTATTVRANSVTFTWTASQPGCCPVTGYDITWNEAFDDIYRATPAGSGTTFTLTGLRAAAQYTFRVHATDSSGQSSLSSAPVTVVTPLSDSGADTVPPQAPAGLTVTGESATEASLSWSPSTDNTAVTGYNVYWYDGWFSSRLVATVSGTSYTAALTATRNVFYVRARDAAGNVSIASNTVTVNSTGPTSPPPSSSPPPPPPACRVTYENTSQWDRGFVAALTITNTGKVPLDGWTLGFTFDGDQKITSAWNATYAQDGPAVTLRNAHWNGSLAPGAVRTAGLLGTWTTAAPAPTAFTLNGVPCAAG from the coding sequence ATGCCCACTTCACCTTCCGCAACGCCCGGCAGACGGTTGCTGGCGGTCGTCACCGGCGCGGCCGCCCTGACCCTGGCCGGTCTGCTCGCCGTCACCGATGCGCACGGCAGCACCGCGCCGGCGCCGAGCACACCCGCGCCGTCCGCGTCGGCGCAGCGCCCGTCGGCGCCCACCGGATTCACCGCGACCACGGTCCGGGCCAACTCCGTGACCTTCACCTGGACGGCGTCGCAGCCCGGCTGCTGCCCGGTCACCGGCTACGACATCACCTGGAACGAGGCCTTCGACGACATCTACCGGGCCACCCCGGCCGGCAGCGGGACCACGTTCACCCTGACCGGGCTGCGGGCGGCGGCCCAGTACACCTTCCGGGTGCACGCGACCGACAGCAGCGGGCAGAGTTCGCTCTCGTCCGCACCGGTGACCGTGGTGACCCCGCTCTCCGACAGCGGCGCCGACACCGTCCCGCCGCAGGCGCCGGCCGGGCTCACCGTCACCGGCGAGTCTGCGACCGAGGCGTCGCTCAGCTGGTCGCCGTCGACCGACAACACTGCCGTGACCGGCTACAACGTGTACTGGTACGACGGCTGGTTCAGCTCGCGCCTGGTCGCCACGGTGAGCGGCACGTCGTACACCGCGGCGCTGACCGCCACCCGCAACGTCTTCTACGTCCGGGCCCGCGACGCCGCCGGCAACGTGTCGATCGCCTCGAACACGGTGACCGTCAACTCGACGGGCCCGACGAGCCCTCCGCCGTCGAGCAGCCCGCCGCCGCCCCCGCCGGCCTGCCGGGTGACCTACGAGAACACCTCCCAGTGGGATCGCGGGTTCGTGGCGGCGCTGACGATCACCAACACCGGGAAGGTCCCGCTGGACGGGTGGACCCTCGGCTTCACCTTCGACGGCGACCAGAAGATCACCTCGGCTTGGAACGCCACGTACGCCCAGGACGGGCCCGCGGTCACCCTGCGCAACGCGCACTGGAACGGCTCGCTCGCACCGGGCGCCGTCCGCACCGCCGGCCTGCTCGGCACGTGGACGACCGCCGCCCCGGCGCCGACCGCGTTCACCCTGAACGGCGTGCCCTGCGCCGCCGGCTGA
- a CDS encoding zinc-binding dehydrogenase: MKAVIVHDGDLKVTDLPLPEPGPGQVRLRVTRAGICGSDLHVRHAAEASADVAAEVGYPDFMRRSHSVVMGHEFTGVVDAYGPGCRRRWKPGQAVVSLPLIKHGDDIHMIGLSEHAGGAYAEFMLVAEAATMPVPAGLDPDLAALTEPLAVAHHAVRRGAVAKGDVAVVIGCGPIGLAIILMLKAAGVRRVVASDFTEARRELARACGADVVVDPAAGSPWDALGEGHGHVRTATALYSAGIDALNALQKVPGLPWWSVMRAGERFGAGPRGAVVFECVGLPGVIEDIVTHAPFRSRVVVVGVCMEPDTFRPTMASNKEVDLRFSFCYDPAEFRETLHMVARGRIDPRPLLTGVVGLAGVADAFDRLGEAGRHAKILVNPGIDGDAGL; the protein is encoded by the coding sequence ATGAAAGCCGTGATCGTCCACGACGGCGACCTCAAGGTCACCGACCTGCCGCTGCCGGAACCCGGGCCCGGCCAGGTGCGCCTGCGGGTGACCCGCGCCGGGATCTGCGGCTCCGACCTGCACGTCCGGCACGCCGCCGAGGCCAGCGCGGACGTCGCCGCCGAGGTCGGCTATCCGGACTTCATGCGGCGCTCGCACAGCGTGGTCATGGGACACGAGTTCACCGGCGTCGTCGACGCCTACGGGCCGGGCTGCCGCAGGAGGTGGAAGCCGGGCCAGGCGGTCGTCTCGCTGCCGCTCATCAAACACGGCGACGACATCCACATGATCGGCCTGTCCGAGCACGCGGGCGGCGCGTACGCCGAATTCATGCTGGTCGCGGAGGCCGCGACGATGCCGGTGCCGGCCGGGCTGGATCCCGACCTGGCGGCTCTCACCGAGCCGCTCGCGGTGGCCCACCATGCGGTACGCCGCGGCGCCGTCGCCAAGGGCGACGTCGCCGTGGTGATCGGCTGCGGGCCGATCGGGCTTGCGATCATCCTGATGCTCAAAGCAGCCGGGGTACGCCGGGTCGTGGCCAGCGACTTCACGGAGGCGCGCCGGGAGCTGGCCCGCGCCTGCGGCGCCGATGTGGTCGTCGACCCGGCTGCCGGGTCGCCGTGGGACGCGCTGGGGGAGGGCCACGGCCACGTCCGGACGGCGACCGCCCTGTACAGCGCCGGCATCGACGCGCTGAACGCGCTGCAGAAGGTGCCCGGCCTCCCGTGGTGGTCGGTGATGCGGGCCGGGGAGCGCTTCGGCGCCGGGCCGCGCGGCGCGGTCGTCTTCGAGTGCGTCGGGCTGCCCGGCGTGATCGAGGACATCGTGACGCACGCGCCGTTCCGGTCCCGCGTCGTGGTGGTCGGCGTCTGCATGGAGCCGGACACGTTCCGCCCGACGATGGCCAGCAACAAGGAGGTCGACCTGCGGTTCTCGTTCTGCTACGACCCGGCGGAGTTCCGCGAGACGCTGCACATGGTCGCGCGCGGGCGGATCGACCCGCGGCCGCTGCTGACCGGGGTGGTCGGGCTGGCGGGCGTGGCCGACGCGTTCGACCGGCTCGGCGAGGCCGGCCGGCACGCCAAGATCCTCGTCAATCCGGGAATCGACGGCGATGCAGGGCTTTGA
- a CDS encoding nucleoside deaminase has product MTVTETDRAHLRRCVDLAREALDDGDEPFGSVLVSADGTVLFEDRNRVKDGDETRHPEFEIARWAANHLGTAERAAATVYTSGEHCPMCAAAHGWVGLGRVVYAVSSSQLTTWLAEWGVPPGPVAALPITAVVPGAIVDGPVPEFEPEVKALHRRRFPD; this is encoded by the coding sequence GTGACGGTCACCGAGACCGACCGGGCGCACCTGCGCCGCTGCGTCGACCTGGCCCGCGAGGCGCTCGACGACGGCGACGAGCCGTTCGGATCGGTGCTGGTCTCCGCCGACGGCACGGTCCTCTTCGAGGACCGCAACCGGGTCAAGGACGGCGATGAGACCCGGCACCCCGAGTTCGAGATCGCCCGCTGGGCAGCCAACCATCTGGGTACGGCCGAACGCGCGGCCGCCACGGTCTACACCTCCGGCGAGCACTGCCCGATGTGCGCCGCCGCCCACGGCTGGGTCGGTCTCGGCCGCGTCGTCTACGCGGTGTCCAGCAGCCAGTTGACCACCTGGCTCGCCGAGTGGGGTGTGCCGCCCGGCCCGGTCGCTGCACTGCCGATCACCGCGGTGGTCCCCGGCGCGATCGTCGACGGCCCGGTCCCGGAGTTCGAGCCGGAGGTCAAAGCCCTGCATCGCCGTCGATTCCCGGATTGA
- a CDS encoding polysaccharide deacetylase family protein gives MGLDRRAVMRKALLAGGGVACGAMGMSGAPGLFGWDRPPLGGGYAAAADAPEVLRSPATSIHYYADTSEPVVAFSFDDGPGPQWTPMVLDALDQARVPATFFMVGENLQAHADLVRHRMSRHEIGNHSWSHDDLATLDRSGVERELGRTHEVIERVFGRTPTLLRPPYGHLGGSTVLAANAFGYDIALWSHQMRERHFEDDPDGQVRDIVDNVRPGSIVLAHDIGKAHRLVALRRLGAMFAGLKARGFRFVTVSELIGTVARPLLPV, from the coding sequence ATGGGACTGGATCGTCGCGCCGTCATGCGCAAGGCGCTGCTGGCGGGAGGCGGTGTGGCCTGCGGCGCGATGGGCATGAGCGGGGCGCCCGGCCTCTTCGGCTGGGACCGGCCGCCGCTCGGCGGCGGCTACGCGGCCGCCGCCGACGCGCCCGAGGTGCTGCGCTCCCCCGCGACCTCGATCCACTACTACGCGGACACCAGCGAGCCGGTGGTGGCGTTCAGCTTCGACGACGGGCCGGGCCCGCAGTGGACGCCGATGGTGCTGGACGCCCTGGACCAGGCCCGGGTGCCGGCCACGTTCTTCATGGTCGGCGAGAACCTTCAGGCGCACGCCGATCTGGTACGCCACCGGATGAGCCGCCACGAGATCGGCAACCACTCGTGGTCCCACGACGACCTGGCGACGCTCGACCGCTCCGGGGTGGAACGCGAGCTCGGCCGCACCCACGAGGTGATCGAGCGCGTCTTCGGCCGCACGCCGACGCTGCTGCGCCCGCCGTACGGGCATCTGGGCGGTTCCACCGTGCTGGCCGCGAACGCCTTCGGCTACGACATCGCGCTCTGGTCGCATCAGATGCGGGAACGCCACTTCGAGGACGACCCGGACGGGCAGGTCCGCGACATCGTCGACAACGTGCGGCCCGGCTCGATCGTGCTGGCCCACGACATCGGCAAGGCGCACCGCCTGGTCGCGTTGCGCCGGCTCGGCGCCATGTTCGCCGGGTTGAAGGCCCGCGGCTTCCGTTTCGTCACCGTCTCGGAGCTGATCGGCACCGTGGCGAGGCCGCTACTGCCGGTATAG
- a CDS encoding acyltransferase family protein, whose translation MPINKPPGETTVRIPRPQTGSRMAFLDGLRLIAALVVVLYHYTAFTGVKDAWGVPSATYAFPELSGLTSYGWLGVELFFLISGFVICMSAWGRSTGAFGRSRIVRLFPAYWAAVLITAVVTTIWSAPRSLQANWSDVLVNLTMVHQPLGAPHVDGVYWTLWAEARFYLLFAFMVWWGLTARRVMVFGYAWLIISVYSVGAKMPILTTIFMPDYAPFFVGGIAFFLIHKFGSDLKFWGLVGFSWLIAQHNTYEMVARVSKTLPQPIRSGVGVALITLFYLLMAGVALGWFKRINWRWLTTAGLLTYPLYLLHEKIGWVLIYQLKDMRPRWLVLGIVVAIMLIASYLLHKVVEKPLARILKAKLAPPTPDSDRTEATVPQQPPSSSRPTPAPPQEHLVRT comes from the coding sequence ATGCCGATCAATAAGCCGCCCGGCGAGACGACGGTGCGGATCCCCCGTCCGCAGACCGGGAGCCGGATGGCCTTCCTGGACGGTCTGCGCCTGATCGCCGCGCTCGTGGTGGTGCTGTACCACTACACCGCCTTCACCGGCGTCAAGGACGCGTGGGGCGTGCCGTCAGCGACGTACGCCTTCCCCGAGCTCAGCGGGCTGACCTCCTACGGCTGGCTCGGCGTCGAGCTGTTCTTCCTGATCAGCGGCTTCGTCATCTGCATGAGCGCGTGGGGGCGCAGCACCGGCGCGTTCGGCCGGTCGCGGATCGTGCGGCTGTTCCCGGCGTACTGGGCGGCCGTGCTGATCACCGCCGTGGTCACCACGATCTGGTCGGCGCCCCGGTCGCTGCAGGCCAACTGGAGCGACGTCCTGGTCAACCTGACCATGGTGCATCAGCCGCTGGGCGCGCCGCACGTGGACGGCGTCTACTGGACGCTCTGGGCCGAGGCGCGGTTCTACCTGCTGTTCGCGTTCATGGTGTGGTGGGGTCTGACCGCCCGCCGGGTGATGGTCTTCGGGTACGCCTGGCTGATCATCTCGGTGTACTCGGTCGGGGCGAAGATGCCGATCCTCACCACGATCTTCATGCCGGACTACGCGCCGTTCTTCGTCGGCGGCATCGCGTTCTTCCTGATCCACAAGTTCGGCTCGGACCTGAAGTTCTGGGGTCTGGTCGGCTTCTCCTGGCTGATCGCCCAGCACAACACGTACGAGATGGTCGCGCGGGTCAGCAAGACGCTGCCCCAGCCGATCCGCTCGGGCGTCGGCGTCGCGCTGATCACCCTGTTCTACCTGCTGATGGCCGGTGTCGCGCTGGGCTGGTTCAAGCGGATCAACTGGCGCTGGCTGACCACCGCCGGGCTGCTCACCTACCCGCTGTACCTGCTGCACGAGAAGATCGGCTGGGTGCTGATCTACCAACTGAAGGACATGCGCCCGCGCTGGCTGGTGCTGGGCATCGTGGTGGCGATCATGCTGATCGCCTCCTACCTGCTGCACAAGGTGGTGGAGAAGCCGCTGGCCCGGATCCTGAAGGCCAAGCTGGCGCCGCCGACACCGGACTCGGATCGCACCGAGGCCACCGTCCCGCAGCAGCCGCCGTCGTCGTCGCGGCCCACGCCGGCGCCGCCGCAGGAACATCTGGTCCGTACCTAA
- a CDS encoding STAS domain-containing protein, with the protein MLEDYFAIAADPARADDDGVVTSRVRLSGEFDIDSREELRDALLEVITAGECARLLVDLDQVRFIDSEALSALIESYLAAESAGIAFQLVGAHGIVKQVITVAGLEHLFGGTGAP; encoded by the coding sequence GTGCTTGAGGATTACTTCGCCATCGCCGCGGATCCGGCGCGCGCTGACGACGACGGCGTGGTGACGTCGCGGGTGCGCCTCTCCGGCGAGTTCGACATCGACTCCCGCGAGGAGCTGCGCGACGCGCTGCTCGAAGTCATCACCGCCGGCGAGTGCGCCCGGCTGCTCGTCGACCTGGATCAGGTGCGGTTCATCGACTCCGAGGCGCTCAGCGCCCTGATCGAGAGTTACCTGGCCGCCGAGAGCGCCGGCATCGCCTTCCAGCTCGTCGGGGCGCATGGCATAGTCAAACAGGTGATCACCGTGGCCGGGCTGGAGCACCTCTTCGGCGGGACCGGGGCCCCGTGA
- a CDS encoding SDR family oxidoreductase: MARSRPDITVPDLSGKIAVVTGASDGVGLGLAGRLAAAGAEVVMPVRNQRKGEAAIARIKQQHPGATLSLRHLDLSSLASVAALGATLRAENRPIHILINNAGVMTPPDRQRTADGFELQFGSNHLGHFALVAELLPLLRAGRARVTSQISVAANENAINWDDLNWERSYSGRRAYSQSKIAFGLFGLELDRRSRAGGWGITSNLAHPGVAPTNLLAARPEVGRAKDTAGVRLIRVLSRLGILLGTVETALLPALLAATSPDARGGRLYGPSGLGHLSGAPAEQEIYSRLRSHDDARRVWEISEELTGASLSVGIN, from the coding sequence ATGGCACGCAGCCGACCGGACATCACCGTGCCCGATCTGTCGGGGAAGATCGCCGTCGTCACCGGAGCCAGCGACGGGGTCGGGCTGGGCCTGGCGGGCCGTCTCGCCGCGGCCGGCGCCGAGGTCGTCATGCCCGTCCGCAACCAGCGCAAGGGCGAGGCGGCGATCGCGCGGATCAAGCAGCAGCATCCGGGGGCCACGCTGTCGCTGCGGCACCTCGACCTGTCGTCGCTGGCCTCGGTCGCCGCGCTCGGTGCGACCCTGCGCGCGGAGAACCGGCCGATCCACATCCTGATCAACAACGCCGGGGTGATGACCCCGCCGGACCGGCAGAGGACCGCGGACGGGTTCGAGCTGCAGTTCGGCAGCAACCACCTGGGACACTTCGCCCTGGTCGCCGAGCTGCTGCCGCTGCTGCGAGCGGGACGGGCGCGGGTGACGTCGCAGATCAGCGTCGCCGCCAACGAGAACGCCATCAACTGGGACGACCTGAACTGGGAAAGGTCGTACAGCGGGCGTCGCGCGTACAGTCAATCGAAGATCGCTTTTGGTCTTTTCGGTCTGGAACTGGATCGGCGTAGCCGAGCCGGTGGCTGGGGCATCACCAGCAACCTCGCGCATCCCGGTGTCGCTCCGACGAATCTGCTGGCCGCGCGGCCCGAAGTGGGCCGGGCGAAGGACACCGCCGGCGTCCGTCTCATCCGCGTGCTGTCCCGGCTGGGCATCCTGCTCGGTACGGTCGAGACGGCCCTGCTGCCGGCCCTGCTCGCCGCCACCTCGCCGGATGCCCGGGGCGGCCGCCTCTACGGTCCCAGCGGGCTCGGGCATCTGTCCGGCGCCCCGGCTGAGCAGGAGATCTACTCCCGGCTTCGCAGCCACGACGACGCCCGCCGCGTCTGGGAGATCTCGGAGGAGCTGACCGGCGCCTCACTGTCCGTGGGAATCAATTGA
- a CDS encoding flavin-containing monooxygenase, with protein sequence MTESHIDVLIIGAGISGIDVAYRIAERCPELSYTIAEARDRLGGTWDLFRYPGVRSDSDIYTLAFPFRPWTGEQSIVDGGELLAYVEETARVSGIDKHIEYGTRIESADWSGADARWHVRARRDGEEVGYVARFVVFGSGYYDYENPYDPGFTGLEDFAGTVVHPQFWPEHLDHRDKRVVVIGSGATAVTVVPAMAGDAAHVTMLQRTPSYVLAQPRYDAVARRLSRFLSPGTVHRLTRAKNTTVQWALVQACRRFPEQMRALLRKGAVAEVGSAEIVDRHFRPPYRPWEQRLCIAPDGDLYRAIRAGDASVVTGHIDRFVPEGVRLQSGEVIEADLVVTATGLRLKLLGGVALSVDGRAVDVAQACAYHGTMLSGLPNLAVCIGYINLSWTVRADVTARFIARVLRRLLDTGNDSVVPVAPDDLGPTGPFMDMQSGYLARAADQMPRTTQRYPWAFRQNVLHDTWATNRARLDEGLQWSRVRQEARA encoded by the coding sequence ATGACGGAGTCGCACATCGACGTGCTCATCATCGGCGCCGGGATCTCCGGCATCGACGTCGCCTACCGGATCGCCGAGCGCTGCCCGGAACTGAGCTACACGATCGCCGAGGCCCGCGACCGGCTCGGCGGCACGTGGGACCTGTTCCGCTATCCGGGCGTGCGGTCCGACTCGGACATCTACACGCTGGCGTTCCCGTTCCGGCCGTGGACCGGTGAGCAGTCGATCGTCGACGGCGGCGAGCTGCTCGCCTACGTCGAGGAGACCGCGCGGGTCTCCGGCATCGACAAGCACATCGAGTACGGCACGCGGATCGAGTCGGCGGACTGGTCCGGCGCCGACGCGCGATGGCACGTGCGGGCCCGGCGCGACGGCGAGGAGGTCGGCTACGTCGCCCGGTTCGTCGTGTTCGGCAGCGGCTACTACGACTACGAGAACCCGTACGACCCCGGGTTCACCGGCCTCGAGGACTTCGCCGGAACCGTCGTGCACCCGCAGTTCTGGCCCGAGCACCTCGATCACCGGGACAAGCGCGTGGTCGTCATCGGCTCCGGCGCGACCGCGGTCACCGTCGTGCCGGCCATGGCCGGCGACGCCGCGCACGTGACGATGCTGCAGCGTACGCCCAGCTACGTGCTCGCCCAGCCACGGTACGACGCGGTCGCGCGCCGCCTCAGCCGGTTCCTTTCGCCGGGTACGGTGCACCGGCTCACCCGGGCCAAGAACACCACCGTCCAGTGGGCGCTGGTGCAGGCGTGCCGCCGCTTCCCGGAGCAGATGCGGGCGCTGCTGCGCAAGGGCGCGGTCGCCGAGGTCGGTTCCGCCGAGATCGTCGACCGGCACTTCCGGCCGCCGTACCGGCCGTGGGAGCAGCGGCTGTGCATCGCACCCGACGGCGACCTCTACCGGGCCATCCGCGCCGGGGACGCCTCGGTCGTCACCGGGCACATCGACCGGTTCGTGCCCGAAGGTGTTCGCCTGCAGTCCGGCGAGGTGATCGAGGCGGACCTGGTGGTCACCGCGACCGGGCTGCGGCTCAAGCTGCTCGGCGGGGTCGCGCTCAGCGTCGACGGCCGCGCGGTGGACGTCGCGCAGGCCTGCGCCTATCACGGGACGATGCTCAGCGGGCTGCCCAACCTCGCGGTCTGCATCGGCTACATCAACCTGTCGTGGACCGTACGCGCGGACGTGACCGCCCGGTTCATCGCCCGGGTGCTGCGCCGACTACTCGACACCGGCAACGACAGCGTGGTGCCGGTCGCGCCGGACGACCTCGGGCCGACCGGGCCGTTCATGGACATGCAGTCCGGCTACCTGGCCCGCGCCGCTGACCAGATGCCGCGCACCACCCAGCGGTATCCGTGGGCGTTCCGGCAGAACGTCCTGCACGACACCTGGGCCACCAACCGGGCGAGACTCGACGAGGGTCTGCAGTGGAGCCGCGTACGTCAGGAGGCCCGCGCATGA